In one window of Candidatus Scalindua sp. DNA:
- a CDS encoding DegT/DnrJ/EryC1/StrS family aminotransferase: MIRFLNLKERYFLYQKEIDKAIEGVLKRGWFVLGQELEKFEKKLALHLGSKYAVGVNSGTDAIFLALKALGVGTGDEVITVANTATPTISAIRMTGAMVVFVDVDEQSLNMNPELIEQRITEKTKVILPVHLFGYPSPMDKIQKIAKKHSLKVVEDAAQAQGASFKNQYVGTIGDIGCFSFYPTKNLGAFGDAGAVVTKNKRLAETIRQLRNYGEVSKYENCREGVNSRLDEIQAAILNWGLPKLHLWNKKRTALAKIYLKELQDLPINLPPDSDNTCIGVWHLFVIRCKARNKLKKYLDDKGIETAIHYPRPIFKQTAYKFLNYHGEDLPVTNRVMSEILSLPLYPELHRNQILDVCRVIRSFYAESR; this comes from the coding sequence ATGATACGTTTTCTGAATTTAAAGGAAAGATATTTTCTCTATCAAAAAGAAATAGATAAAGCAATTGAAGGAGTCCTCAAACGGGGCTGGTTTGTATTAGGCCAGGAGTTGGAGAAGTTTGAAAAAAAATTAGCGCTGCATCTTGGATCTAAATACGCTGTTGGCGTCAATTCCGGAACTGATGCTATATTTCTGGCTTTAAAAGCGCTGGGAGTTGGAACAGGAGACGAAGTTATTACGGTTGCAAATACAGCGACTCCCACCATCAGTGCAATCAGAATGACAGGGGCTATGGTTGTGTTTGTAGATGTTGATGAACAGAGCCTCAATATGAATCCAGAATTAATAGAGCAAAGAATTACAGAGAAAACGAAGGTTATTTTACCTGTTCATTTATTTGGTTATCCATCTCCTATGGATAAAATACAGAAGATAGCGAAAAAACATTCATTAAAAGTTGTGGAAGATGCAGCCCAGGCACAAGGTGCATCATTTAAGAATCAGTATGTCGGAACAATAGGGGACATTGGCTGCTTTAGTTTTTATCCAACTAAGAACCTGGGTGCATTCGGTGATGCCGGGGCAGTTGTCACTAAGAATAAGAGGCTGGCGGAAACTATCAGGCAGTTGCGAAATTATGGTGAGGTTTCCAAATATGAAAACTGTAGAGAAGGGGTGAACAGCCGTTTAGATGAGATACAGGCTGCAATTTTGAATTGGGGTCTACCGAAGTTGCATTTGTGGAACAAGAAACGAACGGCCCTGGCAAAGATTTATCTGAAAGAACTTCAGGATTTACCTATTAATTTACCACCTGATTCTGATAATACCTGCATTGGAGTGTGGCATCTTTTTGTTATACGCTGTAAGGCAAGGAATAAGCTCAAGAAATATTTGGATGATAAGGGTATCGAAACTGCTATTCATTACCCCAGACCGATTTTCAAACAGACGGCATATAAATTTCTCAACTATCATGGTGAAGATCTTCCTGTTACAAACAGGGTTATGTCTGAAATATTGTCGCTACCGCTTTATCCAGAGTTACATCGAAACCAGATCCTTGATGTGTGCAGAGTTATCAGATCGTTTTATGCGGAAAGTAGATAG
- a CDS encoding FdtA/QdtA family cupin domain-containing protein codes for MVKKIKVKNSGIIKLQFVDDFPDGILVIGEVKKNIPFEPKRIYYITNLSNPKAVRGKHAHKQLDQYIFCVSGTFRLSLDDGITRQNITLDSPYYGIRLGPMLWHTMSKFSRDCVILVVASDFFDEDDYIRNYKQFLEYAK; via the coding sequence ATGGTAAAAAAAATTAAAGTAAAAAATTCCGGGATTATTAAATTGCAGTTTGTTGACGATTTTCCAGATGGTATATTGGTGATAGGAGAAGTCAAAAAAAACATACCCTTCGAACCAAAGAGGATATATTATATCACTAATCTGTCCAATCCCAAAGCCGTTAGAGGAAAACATGCCCACAAACAGCTGGATCAATATATTTTTTGTGTCAGCGGGACTTTCCGGTTGTCTCTGGATGATGGTATAACCAGACAAAATATTACCTTGGATAGTCCGTATTACGGTATTAGATTGGGGCCGATGTTGTGGCATACAATGTCTAAATTCTCCAGAGACTGCGTCATCCTGGTTGTGGCGAGCGATTTCTTTGATGAGGATGATTATATCAGGAATTATAAACAATTTTTAGAATATGCAAAATAA